From the Coffea eugenioides isolate CCC68of chromosome 1, Ceug_1.0, whole genome shotgun sequence genome, the window GTATGATGAGCTGTTGCAATTTACAAATCAAGAAGCAAGAGGAGATCATGGAAGGGAGCAAACCATGCTTCTGCATAACCAGGAGGAACTTGATAATCACTTTTGAAGAAGGCCTGATCATGACTTgccttttccctcttttttccgCATTGTACATGCTTTTTAAAGCATCATTCAAGACAGAGACTCTCACCATCCTTACTAGTCCAAGCTGCTAAGCAAAACTATGTCATAAATCAATTTGTTCAAGcatgaacaaaataagaagTAGATTAATAATGCTTCAAACTCATGTGACATGCGATCAAACAGTGCAAATTGCTAAACTGTTCGAAAATTTAACTGCAATAAGGGCATTTTAATATATTTAACCAACTAAACATCGGCTAAACTCCACCCAAAAGGGCAATCGTGTACCCAAAATTTACCCCATTTCCCATCAAGAAGGTTTTTACTTCTATTTTCTAATTAAGCCCGAAACTGAGAGAAACTGTGATCTCGTGATTGCCTACATTTAACGTAGCCAAATTTCATATGCAGATCAATTGCAAAAACATGCAGGGTAGAGTGGCCGCGGAAACGAGCTAATTACATTTATTCTAAGGACTAAGAGATCTTACGACGGTGACGGCGACGGCAACGGCGGCGAGGTCGAGATTTGGTACTGCAAAGAAGAGAGCTTCCTCCACTCTTCCGCTGGGAAGTCTGACGAATGACGGCCTTCAGTACCAAGCAAGTAGGGCAAAACCTTTAAAAAAATGCCTACCATATGGGGAGTTACTATTGTTGGTTTGTCCTTGGGCTGAAAATAGCGCAGATACTATTGGGCCAGGTCCAActtttaattgcatttaatCGACGTCGGATGACCGTTGTTTGCTAAAACTTCAACACATTCTGATAGTATTGTTTATAAACCCAATAAAACAAAAAGATAGAGGTTTGGGTTTGATTCATAAAGCCAATAAGAAGACAAACAAAGCGTATGAATTACAAAAAAGAAATGTTGAAGAGACGGCCTATTTCATTTTTTGCCAAcgagactttttttttttttttgggaaaatgtTTTAGAAGAAGTGTTTTACAATTGACTAACCATTAAATTGTAACATTTCCTTATGCTAGAAAAGAATGAGTTGTAGTCAAATGAGGGGTTTGAATTTCAACCACATGGATAgagatttttttgaaaatatggaatgttgtgtaatttttttcaaacttttcgaTACAACTGAGAACTGCACGTGTTTAGGTATATTTATCGAAATGCCCTTATATGATACATTAAGACAAGACAAATTAATTGTATTAAAGTGCTGATTTCTTTCTAATAATGTGACAGTTTATTATCATTTCTGTGTTTACTTACTTATAATGTAGCACATTTTTGTTTCAAGTAAAGCTATAAACTCCCAACAATAGATATAAACTTTTTTTAATGAAGTGttgcatttttttaaataaattgagTACGATTTTATAATAAAATGATACCCTTCCTTTTTTGGTTGGTAGGGAGGGGTATATAATGATTCAAATTCCATGTTCGCCCTTATATTCAAGTAGTATTCCATTTGTATTTATTGTTTAGATGAATTGAGCGGGTATTTCTCAGTTAAAAATTGCCCTTTAcctatttttagaaaataatctAAGCAAAATATTTGATGACTCTAAATCAGTGGCAAAGACCCAAAGAATTAGTTAAACGACGTGATCAGGGCAGCAAATGTATTAACATAGAATTATTTGCACAATGAAGTATCTATCTATCGAAATAAAATATAATTCGCAACTAcgtagaccaaaaaaaaaaaaggagtgcATAGAAATAATAATGGAAAAAATGCAGTATCACAATGAATGTAGtggtagaaattttttttttttttaccttatcaaaaaaaaaaagaaattttttttttaagtaagaGGTTTTGACATCTTTAACTTACCAACTATTTTTCCTCTTAACTTACCATTGAACCTAGCCCTCCCCTAGTTGTGTTGCTAGAAAGTTTCACATCTTTAATATTTATGGTTTATCAGGAATTGTGATATATTTAAAGGAAAGTACACGTAAATTTGTCTGttaataaaataaggaaaaatttTCCTCTAACGTTTTATCTAGACTGTTGAAGTTCACATTGTGCTCGAATAAGATCTTAAAGATTCTTTTAAGTCCACCATATCAAACACAACAATTTAGGATCAATTTATATGTGTTACGAGTAGGAGTGCAAAAGATTCAAGCTACTCAATTCGAATTCGCAAGTAACTTGCTCGACACATCAAACTCAACTCGAGCTTGAACTATTTGTTTAAGCTCACAAGTCTagtttgaattttaaatttttatactGAAAGGCTCaacaagcatatatatatatatatatatatttatatatacatatcTTAAAAGTTTGTATATTTATTATGATGAAATGTCGactatatatttatttaaaattatatgtaaaatattaatttttattaaataaattcaattaaatttgAATAGAATTAATTAATTTTGATTAGATTCAATTATACTTAATTAAACTCGAGTTTGAGTAAAGTAAATTGAGCTTGAATCTAAACTTTTTAAAAACCAAAGTTGTGTtttgattgcattttccgtcatttttcatggaaaaattactgtagcgatttgatatatgtgagggaaaaaggtgatagggaaatgtgatcatgaaaaatgataatatatttttcgacggaaacaaacaatccaaacaaggtctAAAcaaactcgagttcaaaatcAGTCATTTTATCTCAAGTCGGACTCGACTGGTACCCTAGTTACGAGTTACAATTTCTGGCTATGCCTTGCTCATTTAATAGCCTTAAATTCATGTTGATTAAAAAGGTCGGGACTCGGGACTCTTTGAGAATTCTGGATAAAAAGCATATATACAGCGCGAAAAGTTTACAGCACTCCTCTTTTCTGTTTCAGCGAAAAAGCACAATCCGAACCTTACAAACTAAACGCACTTTCTACCGTCGATAACTCTATTATCTACGGTTCAGATCTAAGGTCACGTACTCGACGCGCATTGCAAATTTTAACCGTCGATTGAAATCAGTAAGCCAACGGCTTAGATTCACTCCCCGCTACAATTCGAACCTGCTGCCTCATCTATATATCACCAACCCCACTCGCTCCCAGgttacattcaaaattttattttcattcatAGAATTGAAAATCTCCTCTCAGCTGCTCTGCAAAGATGTCCGGCCGTGGAAAGGGAGGTAAGGGTTTGGGCAAGGGCGGAGCCAAGAGGCACAGGAAGGTTCTGAGGGACAACATCCAGGGCATCACCAAGCCGGCAATTCGTCGTCTGGCTAGAAGAGGTGGCGTCAAGCGGATTTCGGGGCTGATCTATGAAGAAACTCGCGGAGTCCTGAAGATTTTCCTGGAGAATGTCATCCGTGATGCTGTGACCTATACCGAGCATGCTCGCCGCAAGACTGTAACCGCTATGGACGTGGTTTATGCTTTG encodes:
- the LOC113764162 gene encoding histone H4; its protein translation is MSGRGKGGKGLGKGGAKRHRKVLRDNIQGITKPAIRRLARRGGVKRISGLIYEETRGVLKIFLENVIRDAVTYTEHARRKTVTAMDVVYALKRQGRTLYGFGG